A window of Macaca mulatta isolate MMU2019108-1 chromosome 7, T2T-MMU8v2.0, whole genome shotgun sequence genomic DNA:
GGTAAGTGCACAGCTGCGGTGGCTCTGGGTTTGAGGTAGAAACTAGTTCTCTAGGTGGCTGAGCTGGTGCTCagcacacagtcacacacagaaATCATCTTGGTTCTAGGACCAGAGTTCATTTACCTAGaatgtataattttctttttggagtcagatgcatagtttttTTGAATTGAAATATATGGGGACAAGGGGATGGGAGTGAGATTTTATAATATTAACAACCATAAAGGTATCTTCATGAATTATCATTTTGGAAGCTAGTAGAAAAATGAGTGTAGGTAGATATGGAAAGTCTGAATTACTGGTTTCTTAGGAGACACTGCATATGAGAGCCGACTTAGTCATTAATATTGTAAAgaaaacagagaaccaaacatGAGCTCACAGTGAGTGCCAAATCATTTAAATCAATCATATGACAAAAATGTGACAGATATTTTGAgtattcactttatttcatttatatcaaAAGCCATTGTAATACCTAAAGTACATATCTATCAAGCTCCTCTGTAGGACAAGTGAGTCTTTGTTTGACAACTTTTATAACTccgtcaacattttaaaaatcaataatttattatttttgatactacattaaaaatattcttgacTATCTGACTACTGTAATCTTACTGCATTTTACTTGCCTTCATCTCAGTGTATTCTAATAACTCTATACTTAaaagaaacctttaaaaatataaaaagtaattgtTTCTCTGCtactattattgttataattttgagatggagtctcattctgtcacccaggctggagggcagtggcacaatctcagctcactgtaacctctgcctcctaggttcaagcaattctcctgcctcagtctcctgagtagctgggattgcagggatgcaccaccacgcctggctaatttttgtatttttggtagaggcagggttttgccatgttggccagactggattcaaactcctgacctcaagtgatccacctgccttggactcccaaagtgctgggattacaggcatcagccaccatgcccggcctctgcTATTATATTTTTAACCTAAGTATCTTCTCTAGAATTCACAAAAGCTCTCCAGAGTTTTTTCATGGatatcttcatttctttgtttctcagaGTATAGATAATTGGATTCAAGATAGGAGTGATGATGGTGTAAAATACAGCAAGGAACTTATCTACAGAGTGGTTGCTGAAGGGCCAGATATAGATGAAGATGCACGGGCCAAAGAAGAGAATCACTACTGTGATGTGAGCAGTCAAAGTGGAAAGGGCTTTAGACTGTCCAGTAGGAGAGTGGTTCTTAATGGTTATGAGGATCAGACTGTAGGAGATAAGCAAAATAATGAAACAGCTCAGGGAGATTATGCCACTGTTGGCAACAATGACTATTTGTACAAGATATGTGTCTATACAGGCAAGCTTAGTAACCAAAGGGAGGTCACAAAAAATGCTGTCTACCACATTGGGACCACAAAAGGGCAAGTTCACAGCAAAGGGTATCTGAAGCCCTGAGTGAAGGAGACCCAAGAGCCATGAGGTCACTACAAGCAAAACACATACCTTCTTGTTCATGATGGTCATGTAGTGTAGGGGCTTACAAATGGCCACATATCTGTCAAAAGCCATGGAGACCAACAGTACCATTTCAACCCCACCcagtaagtgaaggagaaatatcTGAGTGAAGCAcccagcaaaagaaattatcttctGCTTTTTTAACAAGTTCAGAATCATCTTAGGGGTGGCAAAGGAAGCAAGAGTCATGTCTACAAAAGAGAGATTACCAAGGAGAAAATACATGGGAGTATTCAGGTTAGGGGTGTTAAACACTGTGACTATAATAAGAAGGTTACCCAAAACTGTGACCACATAGATAACAGAGAAGAGGGCAAAGAGAAGAAACTCTATATCCTGGGAGCTGGTCAGTCCCAGCAAAATGAATTCTGACACTTGAGATTGATTTAATAGTTCCATGGACTCCATCATACAGCTCGCTCTTACATAACctgtagagagaaagaaaatatcactCATACCATGGAGTATGAGTGAAAAATAAAGAGCCATTTGAAAAACCAAACTTATGCATTCCTTTGGATCTTTCAATAAACTGACCTTGAAATTTAGTGTCAGTATCTATTAAGTCTAAAAAAGGAGACGTATAGTCTAAGCTGTCCACTTCCATCCAAGAGCAATAACCTATTGATGCTGCTGGTTTCCCAGAAGCAAACCACAAGCTCTGGAGTGTATAAGTGTATCTTCAAAGGACAAAAGAGATTGAACCATCCTCAGGAAATCTGTGGTTTTCTGGGTTGAAAGACAGTTTAGTCTGAATTCTTTGAAGAACAAAGGGTTTCAGCGCAACCTCTACTCTTTCAAACTCAAAATTTTAAATCTGAGTGAATATTGGAGTTGTTATTTTCCCATGACGACCTTAAGAAATTCTGTTTTCGCTCTGAATCATCCCCAGAGTTTTGAAGCAGATTTAAAGCTGCTCTAGATATGTGAGTTAGTGAGGTTTCAAGTAATGCAGACTGCTGTGTTTTTCCTCCTTATCTTCCACCAACCCATAAGTGGGCTTCTAGTCTTGTAACCCTCTTAGAAAGTCTTTTTGgcaaatgttattttttctgatgtGACTGCTACTACTCATGGCCTCCTGTGGCTGAAAcccatatttctaaataatttctatAAGGTGAAAGGAGGCTGAgattcagcaacatggatgaatacTCTGGGTCTATGTGTCCCTGTCACATTCTAACAAGAGccacattttacagaggaagcaAGAAAGACACCATGAGCAAAAGTGACATTACTTGTGACATCTAACATCTTAATTCTTGCTTCCAGTTCACATATCACACCccctttatttataaaattgtatacattGAGCAAACCAGGTTTAACAATTTATAAGTGAACCTAGTCTTCACTAGAACATCGTTCACATTTATTTACGTAACACTGATCTGGTGATGAGTGGCAACAGCCCCCATACTGGAGCCTTCAGGCTGGGGAATATGACTGTAACTACTATATGGCTAAAATGAGTAGACCATTATGTTCCAatctggaaaataatattttgtgtgtgtgtgtgagagagagagagagagagagaaagagagaaacagattaTGCAAAAACTTCTGATTAAGAAGCAGAATAACTAATTGCACAAAAAAGAGAGGTCAGATTGAAAGTCATGTATTCTATGCTTCCATGAGCTAAGATGTGAGAAGAATCAGTAGGCTATTTGGAAAGAACATTCAAATGAAGATGGCAGACTGGGACTGACAACCACCTTTGTCTCCAACAACTGTCTTATCTTTCCCCCTGGGTCTCAGTTTCACGATTGGTAAAACCAGGTtgttgagttcaaatcctgagtTCCTTCTCAGGCCCAATACTTCAGAGGCCTGTCATTAATGTGCCTATTATCTTTTATGAATCTATTATTCTATCCCCATTGCAgggttttattatttgttaacTAATTTGATTTTAACTTTGAATCAACTCAAATATAAACATCAGGTATAGCTGTGTGAAAAATAGTTGTCTAAAATTTGTCTGTGATATATCTTTATCTCCTTTCTTacgatgtttttaaaaattgtgacaTTGTCTTTGCTCTAGGGCCATATTACCCTATTTTGCTCCCTAGGACTCATGTCACTTGGTCACTTGACTGTGCTGGTCCTCcccaaaattaatattaatatagttaaCATTAACTTTAAGCCCTAAAATATTTATCTACTATGTATGCttcagaaagtttaaaatatatagaacCTTTGAGATCTTTCACTTCTCAGAATGTATCATGAGGATTATGAGTGTGCTATAAAATCTTCTTGGTAACAGTACTTTAGATACATAAAAGTTGAAACATTCCAAATGTTCTAAATTGAGGCTTACTTTCTTAAATGGATTATAGAAAATTATAGGATGTAATATTGcgtatttaatgaaataatacttGAGAAAACTATTTaacaacatgaaaatatttacatcattttaagttaaaaacagTATGAACCCATTATGTAAACATTATATAAGCATATACATACAAAATTTatacacttctttttttaattttactttaagttctagggtacatgtgcacaacatgcaggtttgttacatatgtatacatgtgccatgttggtgtgctgcacccattaactcgtcatttacattaggtatatctcctaatgctatccctccccccttcccccaccccacaacagtcctcagtgtgtgatgttccccttcctgtgtccaagtgttctcattgttcagttcccacctatgagtgagaacatgcagtgtatATTGCTTAAAATATTGGATAATGCCACAACTATGAACAAAGAGCTTATTTTTGCTATGGTGATGTGACTAGTCCCAAGAGAACTTCatgctgaaaatatttcttcataaaaatgCCAGGACCTAAAAACACTTGTGCTCAGATACATATTTTTGGAGTAAGAGAGTGTTCAGAAGATGTCTGTaaacaaagaaagtgaaacagaACAGGCAAGTTcgctttttattatttaatctaGTTTAGTTCCAAATTGTTGCAGTCTTTCATAATTTGGGGAATAATATGCCCAAGGCTATGCAAGAAAGTGCTGTAAGCAGTCAGTGGTTTCGCTATAATAATTATAAGATGAGGGCCTCCGAACTTCTTGTCTGAGCTTGACAGTGGCTTGTTTAAATAGATTAATTATAGGACAGTTTTATTAACCCTATTATATTCTAACTTTTGAAATCAAGtagtatttatttgtaaatatataagaTAACTTATAATTAGATATGATGCTTTATAATAGGAAAACATAGGCAAGACGATACTTAAAGATAGCTGTGATAGTGATGAGTGGGGGAAGCAGTTCTCACTAACACTCAGGTGGCGTGAGTCCCTGGGACTCAACCATTCACTCATACTCTGTccttaggcaaattacttcaGTGAATGAGGACTTGGGAAACCAAATCAGTGTGAGATCAAGAAATGGAGATAATGGGTGGGacattcattttaagaaatttcaGGGTAAAGACACAGGCGTGATAACATAGCAGACAGAATGGAAACTGAATTAAGACTGATCTTCCTGGAATGGTGAAGATTTAAATACATTTCATATTGATATAAAATAGTCAAAAGATCTTAAAAATGCAATAAAGGTCTTTTTAACAAATCATACTAGAAAAATTGGATATGCCCAACAATGGGTAAAAAATTAAGATCAACCTATACCTCAcaacctctacaaaaattaactccaaattgGGTCATAAACCTAAATGCAATACGTAAAACTAAATTTCCTGGGAAAAGGACATGGGAAAAAATATGCATGAATTTGATTTAGGCAAATACTTTTTAGACACACCTCCAAAAACATGATCCgtggaaaaatataataaattgcaCACAAGATACAGAATAGGTCTgcatctttctttcatttttaccaTGCCATCTGTGTGTGAGGGTAACATGAAGTCCCCACCTGCCTCTAACCTGAGACTAccaatattttaattaaagtgTTTGTAAAAAGAATGTATCCTTTGTAGAACAGCCATTTGGTTTACAGTCATTCACAGAAACAAGAGACAGAGCTATGTTCTAGAACCAAGCTGCATCAACTCTGCACATTTTCAATTGTAGGATTTTACACTTGCTTGCTATAGTGCTTCTTTTACTTATGAACAAATAGATATTCACAAATGGGCTTAGAAACTTATATCTAGGGATCTCACTtgtttgaaaatacagaaaattctcTATCTGATATTTAAAAACTTCTATATTTTTCTCCTGTTTATATTTATGTTCGCAAGAGCTATACAACTGGCTTCAGTCAAATTTCTATTCACAGCCTATTAATGGAGCAACACAAAGTataaaggaaatgaaggaagaccATTATGATCTAGTCACTCCAAGCAGGGTTGGCCCAAAGACAATGTTAGGCAATGAGAAGAAAACTGTACTCAAGGTTTTCTGTACCATTGTAGTCCAgtgatcattattttttatgttagaAACTCTTATAAGTATGTATGTTATATCACAGACATTCATAAATAATACAACTTAGACAAGTTgagtatttaaattaaaatagtgtATACAAAGCACATATTACAGCATCTAGCATATAGTTGGCacacaataaatgttagttattgcTACTATTCCTACTACTAACTGGCTAAAGTTCATATAGATAAAATCATGGGATTCAAATTCAGGACTTCATGACACCAAATTAAGAGTCTATAACCCTAGAGTAAGACTGAATTTTAGCATTGCCACTGCAAgtttttaaataactataattGTTGATAATAcaattattagaaaaaataggtaaatatgtataaaaaagaaaatgttgga
This region includes:
- the OR4K17 gene encoding olfactory receptor 4K17 — encoded protein: MALYFSLILHGMSDIFFLSTGYVRASCMMESMELLNQSQVSEFILLGLTSSQDIEFLLFALFSVIYVVTVLGNLLIIVTVFNTPNLNTPMYFLLGNLSFVDMTLASFATPKMILNLLKKQKIISFAGCFTQIFLLHLLGGVEMVLLVSMAFDRYVAICKPLHYMTIMNKKVCVLLVVTSWLLGLLHSGLQIPFAVNLPFCGPNVVDSIFCDLPLVTKLACIDTYLVQIVIVANSGIISLSCFIILLISYSLILITIKNHSPTGQSKALSTLTAHITVVILFFGPCIFIYIWPFSNHSVDKFLAVFYTIITPILNPIIYTLRNKEMKISMKKLWRAFVNSREDT